Part of the Panicum virgatum strain AP13 chromosome 4N, P.virgatum_v5, whole genome shotgun sequence genome is shown below.
AATTGTTGATTAAGGATTAACATATTTGAACTAGTAAAATGAAGTGTCTGTTCATTCTTGAGAACATGTTCATTTTTCTCTTTATAACATAGACTTGTTTTCTTATAATATAGGGAATTCCATCCTTACCAGTCATGACATATTCTGGAGCTGCATATCCATAAGTTCCCATAACTCGAGTTGACACATGGGTTTGGTCTCCACTAGGTCCTGTTCTTGCGAGACCAAAGTCTGAAAGCTTGGCATTGTAGTCCTGCAACAGCAGTCGTGGCATTGAGATGCTATCGGATGCAAATATATTAATATCTCAAGCTCGCAGTAAGAAATTTAGATCAGCATTCGTTGTGTGGTTCTGTGCTTCTAAAGATGGACTAGGCAAAATGATTAAGCATTCTTCAATGGCCTTACAACATGGAAAGCATTTTGGATGTGCGGAAAAGGCAATGAACTTCTAGGTCTCAATGAACATAGTACAATTTAAACTGAGCAGTTCCTAAAGATGTTGAGATTAAGGCAGATATACAGACAATGTGTCACAGCATCACCAATGCATTGTTCAGCAGTAGAAATATATTGTCTATACAATTTGGTTGGTTGGACATATGAGAAGTTCGACTCAGAAGCAATCTTAAAACTGGTACGTGAAATAGGGCAAAAATATCAAAACATCCAAACATAATAGATGAAACACGAACCGCATCTAATAAGATGTTTGAAGTCTTGAAATCCCGATAGATGATGGATCTCTCAGCTCCATGAAGGTACTCAAGCCCTCTTGCGGCACCCAGCGCAATCTTCATGcgtgttgaccatggcatattaAGGCAAACCCCTGTTATGTTACAAGCAAAAGGATAAAATAAATGAAGAACCCTTTAGAATTGGTACATATAATTGATCTTCCAGACATTTAAAAGGTGTGTCAAGTGCTTCGCATATTAAATGTAGTACATAAACAAAAAAGTGTTATAGTATACATAAACTAAAGTGCTAGCTGGAAGCAGATATTACAATGCAAACAAAATAGTGTTCATTATCATTTCAAAAACAGAACCCTAAAATTTGCACATTATATTACCAATTAGATTTAAACAGAACTAATACAAATATCTTCTCTGCTGATTTGTCTAAATGCAAAAATGATGCACCCCATGCAGCTTAAGCTACTAAGAACACTGACTGCTAAAGAGGGCAGCAAAAATAGACAGTTGGAGCTTACGGCGAAAAAGGTGCTTTTCCAGGCTGCCACCAGCCATGTACTCATAGACAAGAAGTCTATGTGAACCCTCACAACAATAGCCAATCAGTTCGACGAGATTTGGATGGCTAAGTTGCCCAAGATAGTTGACTTCGGCCTGGAAACACATCAGAAAACCATTAGTGCAGTAATTGCAAGCAGTATATTGTTTACTCAGCATAGAAATGCACTCATCAGCATAGGTGTATGTGAATAATATTTATTCAAATATAGACAAGGACAATGACTTTCCAATATAATTAGAAATAATAATGGCCTTATCACTAGTTCACGTCTTCAAAATCTAATCAACCCATTCTCATGAAGGTTTGGTGTAGTGTATATGACCAAAGCCAGGTATAGAAACAGGAAGAAAGCAATGGGACTTACCAACCATTCTTTGTCTCCCTGAAATCCCTCTGGGTTTAGTTCTTTAACAGCAACCTGTCTAGATGGAAAACCTGCTCTAACATTTTCATCAATAACACCTTTGTAAACAACTCCAAATCCACCCTCTCCGAGAATTTGGTCTGGCCGGAAGTTTTTTGTGGCTGCCCTCAGTTCATTGTATGTGAAAATATTAACATTTCCATATCCTTCTACTTGTAAGTCCACAACATCTTTTGGAGGCGCAAGAACACTTGCTATAGCTTTAGAATCAGATTTAGACTTCTTCAAACCATCTGGTCCAGCAGCTTCAGCTGATAGAAATTTTAAGAAGCAACTTCATCAGGAAAGAATCAAAGATGTACATATATAGACATATAATCAATGCATATCTCAAATTAGAAATAGAGAATTACTCCCTCCctcccaaaaaaaaacaagttatTTTAGGAAATTTATGACAGATTAATAGGGAGGTAAAATAACCTTGTTTGCCCCTATTTAATAGCCATATGTGGCACTAATTGGTTGTTGCATGCACAGGCATAAAACGATTTGTTttttgaatcctagaatgacttttttttttggttggggggaggggggcagaGGGAGTATGATGTATATCCTTCAGTCCTAGGatagtttttttaaaattcatACTGATCCCATGAAGTGAATGGCAATGGCTACTTTACTGTGTTGCAcgtaatgcaaaaaaaaagacaccACATCTTCGACTATTGTGCAGTCATAAGCATTACTGTGTCACAATGCTCCGTTGAGACCATTCTGACAGGCAGTCAGAATGGTCTTAAGGGAGCATCTATGGTCACAAGTTTCCATCAGCTAGACAGACCATGTTATATGTCATCTTCCCTTACGTATCTGGATAAATCAACTTCCACTAAACTTTTTGAAGATATTAGCACAGCAGTCCACTATCAAATCTCTCACTCTATACAATAATTGATTAATCTTGGCTGACTAACTTCCGAAGAATCGATTGAAAAGCTCAGCTTACAAGATTGCCAAGTTATCGGACTGTTCAAGTGCAGATTTTGCAGGTGGCTTAGTATCTAGGAACTTTGCCCATTTAAGTCCTACACAAAAAACATATATATAAGCTATATTTGACTTATTCTTCCCATAAACTACAGCTGGCCAAGTTATAAGGACCTTGCCTCAGATTGCAATTTCATAAGCCAAGTATGAGTGTATTTACAGTACCGCTACCAACAAGCGAAATTGTGACATGCAAAGTTAGTGCGAACAAAATAGAAGGCCATAGCATGAGCTCCCAAGCACAAGATGGCATCAAACAAGCCAACCCATCTTCCAAACACTAAATTCAATTATCCTAATCAAAATCCATCCTTTTGCCGCTTCTTCAGCTGATTTTACAAAGACCAATAAGAAAATGATTAATTCACAACCAAATTTCAAAGCCAACAACGCCAAACCTCCCCCATGAGCTCCATACACCTCCCAATAGTAAACTATATCAGAGACACCAGCAGAAGCGCACAAACCTGGCCTGCTCTGGAGCCGGTGCTCCTCCTGCGAGAAGCATCCGCCCATGGGAACCACCAAGATCGCGCCTTTCCCCCAATCCGGCCCTAATCCCTCCTCCACATCGCCCGCCTGCGGCCAGATCCACGCCTCAAACAACACCTTCGCCCCTTGACCAACCGGGACAACCCTACCCGCAAGCTCCCGCCGCACCAACCAACCGCTTCGTCCGCCACAATTCcggtgccgccgctgccgcccgcgtGAAGCGGAGCGCTAGCCGCCCGAATTGGCCGCCGGAGCTCCTGGTGAGCTCCTTCCGGATGCGCGTCTTCCACCAACCTGTCCCTCTCCTCTCGGGCGCGTGGTTTTACTCCACTAGCACCACTTCTTGGCCTTTATTTTCCGTTGGGGTGTTGGAATGCAGCAGCGAAGGCGAGGAGATGGAAGAGAAAAAGGCGAGGAAGCGGGTTGGAATGAGTAAAAGGAAGCTGCTTTGGATTTTGGATTAAGgtcctgtttggcagggctccacgaTGGCTCCAAGGCCGGCTTCTGCCGGAGCTCTGCCAAACGGGGTCTTCACCCTTGGCTCCGGCTCTGTAGCCCCATGAAACGCGTTCACTGGAACACTTTGGCGTTGGCGAAGCCACGAAATGGTGGCTTCACCTGGCTCCGAGGGACTCCAGAGCACCATTACCAGCCCTACCCTCGGGCAGACATGTGGCCGACAGCCGCCGCAGGACCGCGGCTTGCGGAGAGGAGGGTGGCCGGTgggagctcgccacggcgaaGGGAAGTCGTGCGGCGGCAGCAGCTTGAGGTCCCAGGGTCGCCGGCGAAGCGGAGGTGGGGTGGGCAGCCggaagggaggagggcggcggccagcAGGGCCGCGAGTGCAGGGGCTGgccggagctcgcggcggcggccggtgggagGAGGCGCAGACGGCAGGAGGAGGGCGCGGGTGGAGTCCGGCGGGTGCGGCCAAAGctcgcagcggcggccggcgggaggaggaCCAGGTGGTGCGGGCGGCAGGAGGGAGGCGGGCCGTGGGGAggaggcgaccggcggcggtAGCGGGGAGGAGGATGCTGGTGGCGGCCACGGGGAGGGGCCGCGGCACGGGCGGAgggctggaggcggcggtgcaAGTGGAAATCGGGACGCGGGGcggaggagaggaagggggaCGGACGATTGGATAaggagaggaggaaaaaaaaagaggggaaaaaaagagaggaaaaaagagaaaggaaagaaaaaataaaaaaaaaatataggaaaggGCAACTTAGACATTTCACAATCCCAGTCCAATAGATGAAGCCATTTTGCCAAATGTTTTTCAAAActgctccagctccaccagaaaAGCCTCTCCAccagaggagccggagccggagctctcccaaacaggccctaaataAACGCCGCGAACAACAACGACGCGGAGCAACCGGGGGTTgaggtgtttttttttccttcccttTTGATCTTCCCTGTGGTTGGCGCTTTTGGTTGATGAACATGATAAGCGCGATTAGATAGTGACAGTGGTCTGGACAGAATCGGGCGGGTTTTTTCCTGTGAAAATTGCATTGGGCAGGTTTTTCTGCACATGTGGTTCAAAAATAAGTGAGGCTTTGACCTTGTTCGCTAAGTGTACTTTTGTTTTGAGATGCACTTGGTTTTCGACTACGATTTTGAAAGGATTTTTTATAGTATTATGTACTTTCAAACATTTTTGAAACGAACCAAGCAGGAGAGCtgccgattatattaaaaagatgAAACAACGTCTAGACTAggcacaacaaaaaaaaaaataacacATGCCGGTTGGTTTGGGACATCAACGCGGCCACGCAACTCCACTCGAAACTCGACTCAACGGCACCCGGCTGGACAGAAAACAACCCGGCTGCAAACTCAAACTCAACTCCACGCCAAACCACCACAACCAGAGACAGCCTCATGCACATAAGTCGTCGAAGCCAAGCGTGGCCCCACGCCGACAGGGAACCCGAAGAAGCAGACTGCACCGCACCGAGAAAGCCATCGCCATGCGGGACCCTACGCCGTAGTGTCGCTGCAACACCATCGACCACTTGACAGAGTGATATCACCAGATCCGGACCACTCCACaacgcgcgggggcctcgccacgtcCGCCGTTGAACTCCACTCTCGTCGCCTCGAAGAAACACCGCAAGCGGGGGCCTTTCCACGTCCGCCACAGCACTCCATGACACATATCTGTCTCTTGTGTTGCCATCAAAATGGTGGATAATGTCGCCCCGCCTCCCAAGGTCCCCATCGAACAGCCGAGCCGCCACCTCACGCCAACCTCGTCTCGTTGCATAACACGCGTGAAAGGCCTCCACCGCCGTGCTAGAAAGCCAAAGATGTCGCTCGCGCCGTCTTCCGACGATGTACCACACCGAAGTAGCTCAAAGAGAGGTTGAGCAACCCGCCATAGTCCGCTGCAAGCCTAGTCGTCCCATGTTGTCGATGCCGCAAACGCCGTCCTCCAACGTTGTTCCGCACCGAACTGACAGCCGCCAAGCAGCGCCAGCCGCCGCGGTACGCTGCAAGCAGCCACCGATAAGCATGTGGCAACCCCTGGCCGCCACCACAACGACGAATGCCTCCACTTGAGCTCGGCAACCCCCGTCAAGCTCGTATccatgccgccgccaccgattgCAGTCTCCCAAGACCAATGAAGTCCAATATTACCAAAGCCGAGTTGGGTCTCAAGAGACGACGCCTCCAAGAAAGGCACGATGCCAAAGGCGCCACCATCGTCCGTCCAAAAACTGGACATGATTTTCATCCAGAGAACCCCCGTGCACCATGATTGGGGCTCCAACATGACGCCCTCGCCGGGGAGAACGACGCCCTAgggcgccgccaccatggccacAAGCAATAATGCCGGCAAAGGCTTTCGCCCGGAGCTTCCCAACCCTAGCAAGCACGCACACAGCCCGGCAAAACGAGACTGCAGTCGAGGAAAACCCTatcagggcggcggcgccgccgtgtcTCCTCGTGTGATGCTGTCGTTCCGCCACGCGCTGCGCTCAGACCTCCGCGCGCGGCCTCTGGCGCCTCCGTCGGCCGCACAAGCGGCCTCccgcgcccaccgccgccagcccgcGCCACACTGCGGTCGCAGTTCGCAGCCTGCAGCCGCCACTtgacgccgtcgccgagccgCCGAGCTCCACACCGGCGCCGCGCACAACGCCGTGCGGGTGCAGCCAGCGTCCGTGCCAAGCCTGCTCGACGCGCTCACCGCACCGGTGCCGCGCACCCATGCACAACCTCGTCAGCGCGCCACAGTGCAGCCTCCTGCCGAGGCCCACCGTGCCCCCATCGGCACGAGGTGGCCGCCCCACGCCGCGCACCTCCGTTCGCCCCCAAGCACCCGCGCCAGGGAGGGCCGCGGGCCACACCTGCGCCGTCTGCGCGAGCCGTCCACTTGTGCCGCCACGAGCCGTCGCGCCCCCCGCAGCCCCTGCAACAGCTTGGCCGCCGCAGGCCGTGCCAACcttccgctgccgccgtcggGCAAGGAGCGGCCGGATCCGGACGCCACTCGCCGGATCCAGGCGCCGCCTCACCGGATCTGCCCACCCCGGCGTGGATccagcccggccgccgcgccgtcgggaGGTAAACATGCACGGGAGAAGATGTGCGCTCCCCAGTAGGAGCCGGCATCGAAGGCCCCGCCGCCATCGTCCTCGCGGCAGCACGGGCTTCCGGCTGGACgctcaggcggcggcgaggcgagatGCAGGAGGGAGGTGGGTGAGTGGCGGCGGGGCAAGGTCGCCGCCTGTGTCGCCCGAGAGCGACGCGGGGGCAAAAGAGTGTCTGtacttctaaacatagattttACATCTAAGCTTAGAAAATTTAGTTGTTAAATTATGATTGAGTTACTGGTTTAACAAATTTTATTGTTGAATTTTTCATTATCTCATCTTGTACACTAAATAGTTCACTTTTGTCCCATTTGCTTGTTAACAAAAATTTCGATTCAGCGCTCTCTCCAAACCATTTGAACCATGACTTGTATCTGTATACTAACATTTTGAGTTGTAGATTTAGGTTTTGTCACGATTTCTATTTTGTTGGGGTCAtgtttttaaaaattattttaaaagTTGTTAATATAAAAATTACGAAGCCTacattttaaataaataaataaatgtatCATATAAACCAAAGAAAAATACCGAGTCCGATTCTTGCTACATATATAGTAGTATCTTGTGCTTCTTCTTCTAGACCAATTTTCGATTCAGTTGTCTACTTttaggaacaaaaaaaaaagccagACCCAAACAAATACCAGCAAATATCGAGTTGAAAAAGGTCGGGTTGGGGAGGAATGGGTTGTGGATGAAGAAAGGGCTAATTTTTGGCAGAGGAAAATGAAACAAAAGGTTTGGTTCCATGTTCAGTCGAGGGTTTTCAATCGATCGGCAAAGAGGCCAAAACGCAAACCGAACAGGTTGGGGAAAGAGAGAATCGGCCAGGACAGGACAGTGTCCAATGCCGGCCAATCGGGGCTAGCAGCCAGCACCGCTTTTTGCACTTGCAACGCAGCGCCGGGTAGGTTCGGTCGGTTGCCTCCTAGTTGTTGGACCTAATCCGGGCGGGCGGGCACGGTCATCATCGACCTGAAACCGAGCCCGATCAGGGCAACTGGGCAGAGAAAGATAATGCAGCGGCGGCCAGTTGAGCAGGTCGCGAAACAAGGGGCAGCCCCTAATTCCCAGGTGCCCTCGCGAATAATCAATCGCATGATCGCATCCACCGGCGCGGGGCTGTTCCTCTTCCTGGCAGCCGGAAATCAGTTGGTTCGTGGCCGCTGCTCTTCtcgctctgttcggctggctgtgcaTTCCCCGATCGACTCGAGGAAATCTGAACCAAATCCAAGACGCCACATGCGGAGCCGACGCCTCCCCAGGCCACATGGGGTCGGTCGTGCTCCTGCATCCGCTCCGgcaagttgattggaaccttccAAGTTCGAATGGATGGTGATGATTAACGTGGAAGAACACCTCGGTCGCCGCTGCTCGATCGGCCAGGAGCCATCCATGGTTGGGTTCCCTTTCGGGCCGGCTCCTGAAGAACCAACCGGGTGCCGGATGGGGACCGGCATTTTCTTGGTTAGCTAGCTACTGAACATTTTGATTGctcttttgtttttcctttgacTACAGAGTGGAGCAAGTAAACTCTggccaggacggcggcggcggcggcggcggaggaggaacgCGAGGAATTTCCCGTGGCCGCTACTAGCTGCGGGaagtcgccggccggccgccgtgtCGGTCGGCTCGGACCACCCAGTTGCTGCCCGGGACGCGGTTTCACTTGTCCCCGTCCGCCCCGCATCCGCATCCGCATCTCGTCTCGTCCGACCCCGGCGCGGCCGGTGCCCTCGTCAACGTCCAGCTGCAGCATTCATCCGGTGCCTGTACGtgtgcggctgcggctgcggcacaAGACGACGGAACCCCTGCGCAGGGGTGCTGCCGTGGACGCGACCAACCTGTTACCTGTCCGAGTCGGACCGCGAGGAAGCTGGTGTGGTGCCCGTCGTGTATGGTTGGgcgttcgggttacccgaaaatttcgggtcgggtagttcgggtttcgggtatttcgggtttcCAAAAATGCTACCCGAAATTAACTTGGAAAAAAAAAccccgaaaattcgggttcgggtttacccgaacaacccgaattggcggcgggcggggcgcaCTTGTTCGGCGGCCGGCGAACCCCTGGAGCGTGGGCGCGGCGTTGACGGCAGTGGCCGGCGGACCCCTGGAgcgtggg
Proteins encoded:
- the LOC120671528 gene encoding probable serine/threonine-protein kinase PBL17; translated protein: MGGCFSQEEHRLQSRPAEAAGPDGLKKSKSDSKAIASVLAPPKDVVDLQVEGYGNVNIFTYNELRAATKNFRPDQILGEGGFGVVYKGVIDENVRAGFPSRQVAVKELNPEGFQGDKEWLAEVNYLGQLSHPNLVELIGYCCEGSHRLLVYEYMAGGSLEKHLFRRVCLNMPWSTRMKIALGAARGLEYLHGAERSIIYRDFKTSNILLDADYNAKLSDFGLARTGPSGDQTHVSTRVMGTYGYAAPEYVMTGHLTARSDVYGFGVVLLEMIIGRRAVDKTRPTREHNLVDWARPLLVHNRKLFRIIDPRMEGQYSTKAAIEVASLAYRCLSQNPKGRPTMSQVVETFEAVQNMSECQDILLQNSITGAVTLYEVPKEPAESVEKEKAKQEPAVKTATVPPVNGKPVPQSRRTRPGNGRSKSEPSLECKMYIPSPDSDGQQLGLEALASPSRDGSIQDPPDEDLYKI